One genomic segment of Brassica napus cultivar Da-Ae chromosome A3, Da-Ae, whole genome shotgun sequence includes these proteins:
- the LOC111204290 gene encoding probable BOI-related E3 ubiquitin-protein ligase 2 — translation MAIQAQLSYNAPFIGTGGSELSLINNDGGIGINQSYMNNQQALFHTQQNRSQSFFDAHMEKQRREIDQFIRVQSERLRYALQEQRKQETETILRKMEAKALVLMAQKEEEMSRALSKNMELENLLRKMETENQTWQRVARENEAMVATLNSTLEQVRERAATCRNDVTAAEDEGSFCGDNFPMSSCCLNCGLNGETRVLFLPCRHLCCCTGCEDGLVLCPICNTPKKNRIEASVF, via the exons ATGGCAATACAAGCGCAGCTGAGTTACAACGCTCCGTTCATCGGAACTGGTGGCTCCGAGCTTTCTTTGATCAACAACGATGGTGGTATCGGAATCAATCAGTCGTATATGAACAACCAGCAAGCTCTGTTTCATACCCAACAGAACCGTTCTCAGAGCTTTTTCGACGCTCATATGGAGAAACAGAGGCGAGAGATTGATCAGTTCATCAGAGTTCAG AGCGAGAGGTTGAGATACGCGTTGCAAGAACAGAGGAAGCAAGAAACAGAGACGATCTTGAGGAAAATGGAAGCGAAAGCTCTGGTTTTGATGGCGcagaaggaagaagagatgtCGAGAGCGTTGAGCAAGAACATGGAGCTCGAGAATCTGTTGAGGAAGATGGAGACGGAGAACCAAACTTGGCAGAGAGTGGCTCGTGAGAACGAAGCGATGGTCGCAACGCTCAACTCGACCCTTGAACAGGTTCGAGAGAGAGCCGCCACGTGTCGCAACGACGTTACAGCGGCGGAGGATGAAGGGTCTTTCTGTGGAGATAATTTTCCGATGAGTAGTTGTTGCTTGAACTGTGGGTTGAATGGTGAGACAAGAGTGTTGTTTCTGCCGTGTAGGCATCTCTGTTGCTGCACGGGTTGTGAGGACGGTCTAGTTCTTTGTCCGATCTGTAATACACCCAAGAAGAATAGAATCGAGGCCTCTGTTTTCTAG